From one Pieris brassicae chromosome 5, ilPieBrab1.1, whole genome shotgun sequence genomic stretch:
- the LOC123710144 gene encoding E3 ubiquitin-protein ligase MARCHF6, translating into MMDSDLSGADFCRFCRSEASSDRPLFHPCICTGSIKWIHQECLVQWMRYSRKEICELCGHRFSFMPIYSPDMPRRLPIRDVVGGLVTSVASAVKDWLHYTLVALAWLGIVPLTACRTYRCLFSGSLDPVISLPFDIVSAENLAKDVFSGCFVVTCTLFAFIGLVWLRDQIMHGGGPEWMERENLPAPPAEEPLQDNNNENVNEVVREEGVGVREEVNDEAAEDMLVGEEANWNPMEWDRVAAEELTWARLLGLDGSMVFLEHVFWVVSLNTFFIVGFAFCPYQIGQLGATIAGFTAEGPFAGPLKALSGYVIVAAILAILHAMASLLRLRSAKKALGFCYVVVKVALLSVVEIGVIPLVCGWWLDLCSLSMFDATLKDREASLHAAPWTLLFIHWLVGMVYVYYFASFILLLREVLRPGVLWFLKNLNDPDFSPVQEMIHLPVWSHIRRLIVSAMVFGTAVLFMLWLPIRVIKYTLPGFLPYAVAVHTEAPVNELSLELLLLQVILPALLEQSHTRTWLKAGLRAWCACAAGILGLRSYLLGQASRQADQNPPPHPPHQLGAAHQALMWREGPAGFEPYVRVSWFPLRLAALLALVSISLVMASALTLVIPVAIGRKVMTIWLPKASEGVHELYTAACGMYVCWAAGRGGALAAGWARGGRAALVNRTAVWASRAARAALAALALLGLVPLMFGLLLELVLVIPLRVPLEQSPVLFVWQDWALGVLYTKIVCALTMMGPDWSMRRAIEKAYRDGIREMDLKFILRSVAAPLVRWLGLALAIPYAFAHSVAPLVVTSTVQRNLLARRVYPALLIISVLAGLAIFHIRQFRKLYEHIKNDKYLVGQRLVNYDHRRHKHVASN; encoded by the exons ATGATGGATTCGGACTTGTCCGGTGCGGACTTTTGCCGTTTCTGTAGATCAGAGGCTTCTTCCGATCGGCCTCTTTTCCACCCGTGCATATGTACAGGATCTATAAAATGGATTCACCAAGAATGTCTAGTACAATGGATGCGATATTCACGGAAAGAGATTTGCGAGCTTTGCGGCCACCGCTTTTCATTCATGCCCATATATTCACCGGATATGCCGCGAAGGCTTCCAATTCGTGACGTTGTAGGTGGTTTGGTAACTTCAGTGGCCTCTGCTGTAAAGGATTGGCTGCACTACACGCTCGTGGCACTCGCCTGGCTTGGGATCGTCCCTCTGACTGCATGTAGGACTTATCGCTGTTTATTCTCTGGATCATTGGACCCTGTTATATCTCTACCATTTGATATTGTATCAGCTGAAAATTTAGCAAAAGATGTTTTCTCTGGTTGCTTTGTGGTGACATGCACACTTTTCGCTTTTATTGGCCTGGTATGGCTGAGAGACCAGATTATGCATGGTGGTGGCCCTGAATGGATGGAAAGAGAAAATTTACCAGCTCCACCGGCTGAAGAACCACTGcaggataataataatgagaaTGTCAATGAGGTTGTTAGAGAAGAGGGTGTTGGTGTTAGGGAAGAGGTTAATGATGAGGCAGCAGAAGATATGCTGGTTGGGGAGGAAGCTAATTGGAATCCAATGGAATGGGACCGTGTAGCTGCAGAAGAGTTGACATGGGCTAGATTGTTGGGACTAGATGGTTCTATGGTATTTTTAGAACATGTGTTTTGGGTTGTGTctttgaatacatttttcattGTTGGATTTGCCTTTTGCCCCTACCAGATAGGGCAATTAGGAGCCACCATAGCTGGTTTTACGGCTGAGGGCCCATTTGCTGGCCCATTGAAAGCATTGTCAGGATATGTGATAGTTGCTGCAATTCTAGCCATTCTACATGCAATGGCCTCTTTATTGAGGCTAAGAAGTGCTAAAAAGGCCCTTGGATTCTGCTACGTAGTTGTGAAAGTAGCACTTTTGTCTGTTGTTGAA ATTGGTGTTATTCCATTAGTTTGTGGATGGTGGTTAGATCTCTGTTCATTATCTATGTTTGATGCAACACTGAAAGACAGAGAGGCAAGCTTACATGCGGCACCATGGACACTCTTGTTTATTCACTGGCTTGTTGGAATGGTCTATGTGTACTATTTTGCatcattcattttattattgagaGAAGTCCTAAGACCGGGGGTACtttggtttttaaaaaatctgaatgATCCCGATTTTAGTCCTGTTCAG GAAATGATCCATCTACCAGTATGGTCACACATTCGTCGACTGATTGTATCAGCGATGGTGTTTGGTACAGCTGTTCTCTTCATGCTGTGGTTGCCCATTCGAGTGATTAAATATACTCTACCTGGCTTCTTACCATATGCGGTTGCCGTGCACACAGAAGCTCCAGTCAATGAACTAAGTTTGGAGCTACTTTTGTTGCAG GTGATCCTCCCAGCCTTATTAGAGCAGTCCCATACGCGTACATGGCTCAAAGCTGGTCTTCGTGCGTGGTGCGCATGCGCAGCTGGTATTCTAGGTCTTCGCTCGTATCTACTGGGTCAGGCTAGCAGGCAGGCAGATCAAAACCCACCTCCACATCCGCCGCATCAGCTGGGAGCTGCTCATCAG GCGCTAATGTGGCGAGAAGGGCCTGCCGGCTTCGAGCCCTACGTCCGAGTTTCATGGTTTCCTCTGCGTTTGGCGGCTCTGCTTGCTCTCGTCTCCATCTCACTTGTCATGGCGAGCGCCCTCACTTTG GTTATACCAGTGGCTATCGGAAGAAAGGTGATGACAATATGGCTGCCCAAGGCATCTGAAGGTGTACATGAACTGTATACGGCAGCTTGtg GTATGTACGTGTGTTGGGCCGCGGGTCGAGGGGGGGCGTTGGCAGCAGGATGGGCAAGGGGAGGGCGAGCAGCTCTCGTGAATCGGACGGCCGTGTGGGCGAGTCGAGCAGCTCGCGCCGCTTTGGCTGCCCTCGCCCTGCTCGGCCTTGTGCCGCTTATGTTCGGGCTGCTGCTCGAACTG GTGTTAGTAATCCCCCTTCGGGTACCCCTAGAACAGTCGCCCGTGCTCTTCGTATGGCAGGATTGGGCCCTAGGAGTGTTATATACCAAGATCGTGTGTGCCCTCACAATGATGGGTCCAGATTGGAGTATGCGAAGGGCCATCGAAAAGGCGTATAGGGATGGAATACGGGAAATGGATCTTAA GTTCATCCTCCGCTCAGTGGCGGCTCCATTAGTGCGATGGCTGGGTCTCGCTCTGGCCATACCGTACGCGTTCGCTCACAGCGTCGCCCCGCTCGTTGTGACGTCAACCGTGCAACGGAACTTGCTCGCTCGTCGAGTATATCCAGCTCTTCTCATCATCTCTGTGTTGGCTGGACTTGCAATCTTCCAT atcCGACAATTCCGCAAGCTATACGAGCATATAAAGAATGACAAGTATCTCGTGGGACAACGCCTGGTGAACTACGACCACAGACGACACAAACATGTCGCTTCAAACTGA
- the LOC123710147 gene encoding adenosine 3'-phospho 5'-phosphosulfate transporter 2 — protein MNKETVIRIDNPKNGDNRESQGVVNILCLDITKYNFGLQFTLCCSFVFIFYLAYGYFLELIFAEPEVAPVSLYITFIQFLITMALSQVESTIRSPIKRKVPLRTYAILAALTLGTMSLSNLALSYLNYPTQLIFKSCKLIPVMIGSIIILGKRYGFLDYVAAIIMCVGLTMFTLADSKMSPNFNFIGVIVISLALLCDAIIGNVQEKAMKQFQATNNEVVFYSYAIGSIYLLVITGVSGILKDGFIYCSEDPITMYFNIFLLSICGYMGLQAVLTLVRISGATVAVTVTTMRKALSIVISFLLFSKPFVFQYIWSGVLVVLAIYLNHYSKKNPKYVPKPITKIWQYIQTFYQSEYRYLKLKSKMYTDTV, from the exons ATGAATAAGGAAACTGTTATAAGAATTGATAATCCTAAAAATGGAGATAACAGAGAAAGCCAGGGTGTAGTAAACATTCTGTGTTTGgacataacaaaatataattttggatTACAATTCACATTATGTTGTTcttttgtgtttatattttatttggcaTATGGATATTTCCTGGAGTTGATATTTGCTGAACCAGAAGTCGCTCCAGtcagtttatatataacattcatTCAGTTTTTAATCACTATGGCTTTAAGCCAGGTGGAGTCTACTATTAGAAGTCCTATTAAAAGGAA agtACCATTGAGAACATATGCTATATTAGCAGCATTGACACTAGGAACTATGTCATTATCAAACTTGGCTCTCAGTTACCTGAACTACCCAACACAACTAATATTCAAGAGTTGTAAACTTATACCTGTGATGATTGgcagtataattatattgggAAAGAGATATGGATTTTTGGATTATGTGGCTGCTATTATTATGTGTGTTGGATTAACTATGTTTACATTAG CTGATTCAAAAATGTCACCAAACTTTAACTTTATAGGAGTAATTGTTATATCTCTTGCCTTACTATGTGATGCTATAATAGGCAATGTTCAAGAGAAGGCAATGAAACAATTTCAAGCTACAAATAATGAAGTTGTTTTCTATTCCTATGCTATAggtagtatatatttattggtcATCACTGGGGTTAGTGGTATACTAAAAgatggatttatttattgttccgag gatCCAATAACAATGTACttcaacatatttttacttagCATTTGTGGGTATATGGGCCTTCAGGCTGTATTGACGCTAGTCAGGATATCTGGTGCAACTGTGGCTGTGACTGTTACTACCATGCGGAAAGCACTCTCTATTGTTATATCTTTCCTTCTGTTTAGCAAGCCTTTTGTATTCCA GTACATCTGGTCTGGAGTGCTAGTGGTATtagcaatatatttaaatcattatagtAAGAAAAATCCAAAATATGTTCCTAAACCTATTACCAAAATATGGCAGtatattcaaacattttaCCAATCCGAGTATAGATATCTTAAACTTAAGAGTAAAATGTATACAGATACCGTGTAG